From the Myripristis murdjan chromosome 14, fMyrMur1.1, whole genome shotgun sequence genome, one window contains:
- the atp1b2b gene encoding sodium/potassium-transporting ATPase subunit beta-2b isoform X1, with the protein MAKDADKSDWKDFIWNPRTREFLGRTASSWGLILLFYLIFYICLAGLFALTMYVMLQTLDDHKPTWQDRLSTPGMMIRPKGDESLEIVYSIQNTESWDMYAQALDRFLDPYNNSIQVEKNDECTPDQYFVQEDSGDVKNNPKRSCQFNRTMLKECSGISDRYYGYQHGQPCIIIKLNRVIGMLPGKNGQAPYVTCGAKKYKVGKDEWKEDDIGELLYFPPNGTFNLMYYPYYGKKAQVNYSQPLVAVKFLNITVNQDVNIECKINANNIPIGSERDKFAGRVSFKLRINTN; encoded by the exons ATGGCAAAGGATGCAGATAAGAGCGACTGGAAGGACTTTATATGGAACCCGAGGACGAGGGAGTTTCTGGGCAGGACGGCGAGCAGCTGGG gtCTTATCCTACTCTTCTACCTAATTTTCTACATATGCCTGGCTGGGCTGTTTGCTCTCACCATGTATGTTATGCTGCAGACCTTGGACGACCACAAACCAACCTGGCAGGATAGGTTGTCCACACCAG GCATGATGATCAGACCTAAAGGGGACGAGTCTCTCGAGATTGTCTACAGCATCCAGAATACTGAGAGCTGGGACATGTATGCTCAGGCCCTGGACAGGTTCCTTGACC CCTACAACAACTCAATCCAGGTTGAGAAGAACGACGAGTGCACCCCAGACCAGTACTTTGTGCAGGAGGACAGCGGCGATGTGAAGAACAACCCAAAGCGCTCATGTCAGTTCAACCGCACCATGCTGAAGGAGTGCTCTGGAATCAGTGACCGTTACTATGGATACCAACATGGCCAGCCATGCATCATCATCAAGCTGAATCGG GTGATTGGGATGCTGCCAGGAAAGAATGGACAGGCTCCATATGTCACCTGTGGGGCAAAG AAATACAAAGTTGGCAAAGACGAATGG aaagaagacGACATTGGAGAACTATTGTACTTCCCTCCCAATGGCACTTTCAACCTAATGTACTACCCTTACTATGGCAAGAAAGCTCAG GTGAACTACTCTCAGCCTTTGGTTGCCGTCAAGTTCCTTAACATCactgtcaatcaagatgtcaaCATTGAGTGCAAGATTAATGCCAACAACATTCCCATTGGAAGTGAGAGGGACAAATTTGCCGGACGAGTGTCGTTCAAGTTGAGGATCAACACTAATTAA
- the nyap1 gene encoding neuronal tyrosine-phosphorylated phosphoinositide-3-kinase adapter 1 encodes MSSGSAQDVAVEHFLRDIERRGKRLHCAVIGCEEERPHSDMNLLYRKSRLDWRQRDQEGGKKSSNQNDPSATVGKARDLASFRRHFRMGFMTMPASQDLSPHSCASAMAPRSQSCHAVGAGDTSLENGDYSDTQSQHGGRCPPAKPKRHPSTRLSSTSTDTRGPPEAPPPPPPSHSQAKHSDKKNAMKKSDSGEIGGKKVPPLKPKRSPSTQLSFDPPPPRVPPPATSLPFQAAETQPQRGDGEDEPVYIEMVGQVFTRDSQTATPHPVTPVATTPDSDSDQSEAIYEEMKYPLQEDKESQKRPPLKQEKLKTSKHFHSTPSSSSSSSPLPRPSSSSPSCSKPKATVSISHSSPLPSSTSSTPVPQVLSSSPHTPRAPTPYLLPGSKSEVESSTKIPAPFPNLLQHRPPLLAFPQPAAASSGVGVQHKAAASAKLGAQTSSVTTQASTSSSSIPSSNLPVPLSGSKESSGGSSSQQDKHSREAQLGPAPGLRARSHSTPLPPSSKSTSPFSHHHHHPHHRPSHYHHYRKPERGDSPAPGKSSSQTSSQATVQTQTQGSGKEGKSVSFLLKSDKGDRDRDRDRDRDKDRDRDRDRERDRGRDRDREKDRDKEKDKDRDRERDKDRDKDRDRDRDRDRDRDRDREGGSHSSHVDSATSTSSQTSQSSTSSTPTPLSSSQRPQSRPHLRSHTPHGLPAYKPPSSDSPLLWTYPSGGFRRPPAYDSLRGSSQMPSLQQASGPSGGGEGASKSNGGSGSLQAKAGFMPWDSSASLAFTDEGSFWPMQRKLSFSHGSRETEKDEGRAWNGSADALLRMDKEELGMGSRGGHSGIPVHFSSASGRGLGHSESLAGVDSSPGFRALPRVGLPLPCQTFPACRNGEVGRLGRSSSTSGVRQVGGGDVQRQSSLPAREALNQLHGLPQPRAPCSPTVSRQQQQLQLHQQQLQLKQQLQQLQQQHHLQLQFQHLAQLAQGQPPISGGTTPSTAQTQRDGKLLEVIERKRCLCKEIKAHRRPDKSLCKQDSMPILPSWRRTPEPRKTGTPPCQRPQAVVWDTAI; translated from the exons ATGAGCTCTGGCTCTGCCCAGGATGTGGCAGTCGAGCATTTCCTGCGTGACATAGAGAGGCGAGGCAAGCGGCTACattgcgctgtgattggctgcgaGGAAGAGCGACCCCACAGCGACATGAACCTGCTATATCGTAAGAGTCGTTTGGACTGGAGGCAGAGGGACCAAGAGGGCGGAAAAAAGAG CTCCAACCAGAACGACCCCTCAGCTACTGTTGGCAAAGCCCGCGACTTGGCATCTTTCCGCCGACACTTCCGGATGGGTTTCATGACCATGCCGGCGTCCCAAGACCTGTCCCCTCACTCCTGTGCCTCAGCTATGGCACCGCGTTCGCAGTCCTGCCATGCTGTAGGTGCTGGGGATACAAGCCTGGAGAACGGGGATTACTCCGACACCCAGTCCCAGCATGGCGGTCGCTGCCCCCCAGCCAAACCCAAACGCCACCCCAGCACCCGACTCAGCTCCACTTCTACTGACACCAGAGGCCCTCCTGAggctccaccacctcctccacccagTCATTCACAGGCCAAACACTCAGACAAGAAGAATG CCATGAAGAAGTCTGACTCGGGAGAAATTGGAGGGAAGAAGGTGCCTCCATTAAAGCCCAAGAGAAGCCCCAGCACCCAGCTTTCTTTTGACCCCCCACCTCCACGTGTGCCTCCTCCTGCCACATCTCTGCCATTCCAGGCAGCAGAGACTCAGCCTCAGAGAGGGGACGGGGAGGACGAGCCAGTCTATATAGAAATGGTGGGACAGGTTTTCACCAGGGACAGCCAGACTGCCACCCCACACCCTGTCACCCCTGTGGCGACCACTCCAGACTCTGACTCAGATCAGAGTGAAGCCATTTATGAGGAGATGAAATATCCACTGCAGGAGGACAAAGAGTCCCAAAAACGTCCCCCTCTTAAGCAGGAGAAACTGAAAACCTCCAAACACTTCCATTCAACCCCCTCCTCTTCAAGCAGCTCCTCCCCTCTTCcacgtccctcctcctcctctccttcctgttCCAAACCCAAAGCTACAGTATCCATCTctcattcctctcctcttccctcctccacaTCATCCACCCCTGTTCCCCAGGTGCTGTCCTCCAGTCCACACACCCCTCGAGCTCCTACACCCTACCTGCTGCCGGGGAGTAAATCTGAGGTTGAGTCTAGCACTAAAATCCCTGCTCCATTTCCCAATCTTCTACAGCACCGACCCCCACTGCTTGCCTTCCCCcagccagcagcagcctccAGTGGGGTTGGGGTTCAACACAAAGCCGCTGCTTCTGCCAAACTGGGAGCTCAAACCTCCAGTGTGACAACTCAAGCgagcacctcctcctcatctatTCCCTCCTCTAACCTTCCGGTGCCCCTGTCAGGTTCCAAGGAGTCGTCTGGAGGGAGCTCATCCCAGCAGGACAAACATAGCAGAGAGGCTCAGTTAGGCCCTGCACCTGGACTAAGAGCCAGGAGTCACTCCACacccctgcctccctcctccaaaTCCACCTCCCCTTTctcccatcaccaccaccaccctcacCACCGCCCCTCGCACTATCATCACTACCGCAAGCCTGAGAGAGGAGACTCACCTGCTCCAGGCAAGAGCAGCTCTCAGACCTCCAGCCAGGCCACTGTGCAGACCCAAACGCAGGGCTCAGGCAAGGAGGGCAAGTCTGTTAGCTTCCTCCTAAAGTCAGACAAAGGAGACAGGGATAGAGATagagacagggacagggacaagGATAGGGATAGGGACCGAGATAGGGAGCGGGACAGGGGCAGAGACAGggatagagagaaagatagagacaaggaaaaagacaaggacagagatagagagagggacaaagatCGGGACAAGGATAGGGACAGGGACCGAGACAGAGATAGGGATCGGGATAGGGACAGGGAAGGAGGATCACACTCCTCACATGTGGATAGTGCTACCTCCACAAGCAGTCAAACATCTCAAAGCAGCACCAGCTCGACCCCTACACCATTATCTTCATCCCAACGTCCTCAATCTCGTCCCCATCTCCGTTCTCACACTCCACACGGCCTGCCAGCGTATAAGCCTCCATCCTCAGACAGCCCTCTGCTGTGGACCTATCCCTCTGGAGGCTTCCGGAGACCCCCAGCTTACGACAGCTTGAGAGGAAGCTCTCAGATGCCTTCTCTGCAGCAGGCCTCAGGTCCCTCTGGTGGAGGTGAGGGGGCATCCAAGAGTAACGGAGGCTCTGGGTCCCTCCAGGCAAAAGCTGGCTTCATGCCCTGGGACAGCAGCGCCAGCTTAGCCTTTACAGATGAGGGGTCTTTCTGGCCCATGCAGAGGAAATTGTCCTTCAGCCAtgggagcagagagacagaga AGGATGAAGGGCGAGCATGGAACGGCAGTGCCGATGCCCTACTAAGGATGGACAAGGAAGAGCTCGGAATGGGGTCTCGAGGAGGCCACTCAGGCATCCCAGTCCACTTCAGCAGTGCCAGTGGCAGGGGCCTCGGTCACAGTGAGTCCCTTGCTGGTGTGGACAGCAGTCCAGGGTTCAGAGCCCTGCCCAGAGTAGGACTCCCTCTGCCCTGCCAAACCTTCCCTGCTTGTCGCAATGGAG AAGTGGGGCGGCTGGGCCgctcctcctctacctctgGAGTAAGGCAGGTGGGTGGAGGAGACGTCCAGAGACAGAGCAGTCTACCAGCACGGGAAGCCCTGAATCAG TTGCACGGTCTGCCCCAGCCCCGAGCGCCCTGCAGTCCCACTGTGtcccggcagcagcagcagctccagctccaccagcagcagctgcagttaaagcagcagctccagcagcttcaGCAACAGCACCACCTCCAGCTGCAGTTCCAGCACCTCGCCCAGCTGGCACAGGGACAGCCTCCCATCAGCGGGGGCACCACCCCATCCACAGCACAGACCCAGAGAGACGGCAAACTGCTAGAAGTCATTGAGCGTAAACGCTGCTTGTGCAAAGAGATCAAGGCCCACAGGCGCCCTGACAAAAGCCTGTGCAAGCAGGACAGTATGCCCATCCTCCCTAGCTGGAGACGGACACCTGAGCCCCGTAAGACTGGCACGCCACCCTGCCAGAGGCCCCAGGCTGTGGTGTGGGACACGGCTATCTGA
- the atp1b2b gene encoding sodium/potassium-transporting ATPase subunit beta-2b isoform X2, which translates to MAKDADKSDWKDFIWNPRTREFLGRTASSWGLILLFYLIFYICLAGLFALTMYVMLQTLDDHKPTWQDRLSTPGMMIRPKGDESLEIVYSIQNTESWDMYAQALDRFLDPYNNSIQVEKNDECTPDQYFVQEDSGDVKNNPKRSCQFNRTMLKECSGISDRYYGYQHGQPCIIIKLNRVIGMLPGKNGQAPYVTCGAKKEDDIGELLYFPPNGTFNLMYYPYYGKKAQVNYSQPLVAVKFLNITVNQDVNIECKINANNIPIGSERDKFAGRVSFKLRINTN; encoded by the exons ATGGCAAAGGATGCAGATAAGAGCGACTGGAAGGACTTTATATGGAACCCGAGGACGAGGGAGTTTCTGGGCAGGACGGCGAGCAGCTGGG gtCTTATCCTACTCTTCTACCTAATTTTCTACATATGCCTGGCTGGGCTGTTTGCTCTCACCATGTATGTTATGCTGCAGACCTTGGACGACCACAAACCAACCTGGCAGGATAGGTTGTCCACACCAG GCATGATGATCAGACCTAAAGGGGACGAGTCTCTCGAGATTGTCTACAGCATCCAGAATACTGAGAGCTGGGACATGTATGCTCAGGCCCTGGACAGGTTCCTTGACC CCTACAACAACTCAATCCAGGTTGAGAAGAACGACGAGTGCACCCCAGACCAGTACTTTGTGCAGGAGGACAGCGGCGATGTGAAGAACAACCCAAAGCGCTCATGTCAGTTCAACCGCACCATGCTGAAGGAGTGCTCTGGAATCAGTGACCGTTACTATGGATACCAACATGGCCAGCCATGCATCATCATCAAGCTGAATCGG GTGATTGGGATGCTGCCAGGAAAGAATGGACAGGCTCCATATGTCACCTGTGGGGCAAAG aaagaagacGACATTGGAGAACTATTGTACTTCCCTCCCAATGGCACTTTCAACCTAATGTACTACCCTTACTATGGCAAGAAAGCTCAG GTGAACTACTCTCAGCCTTTGGTTGCCGTCAAGTTCCTTAACATCactgtcaatcaagatgtcaaCATTGAGTGCAAGATTAATGCCAACAACATTCCCATTGGAAGTGAGAGGGACAAATTTGCCGGACGAGTGTCGTTCAAGTTGAGGATCAACACTAATTAA